A portion of the Syngnathoides biaculeatus isolate LvHL_M chromosome 7, ASM1980259v1, whole genome shotgun sequence genome contains these proteins:
- the si:ch211-201h21.5 gene encoding inosine-uridine preferring nucleoside hydrolase, with protein sequence MSEKLLIIDTDCGIDDAQAILMALAAPHVRVLAVTCVFGNSSVDNVCQNVLKVLAVGERGQIPVFRGSTGPLVGTTADVLCDHFGTDGLGDVLEERYPRWEEKIPTEHAVNAMLRLVAENPKQVTLVALGPLTNLAVAVKMDPTFPGKLKELYIMGGNMEGIGNLTPCAEFNFGMDPEAAYIVLEEFLCPTYLASWEYACKNALSWEFFEELTSQDTAPSRFIKTITSRCWDYSREVLSKERDVYFGPGFVSFDSYAVSACVDAGVVAESVRCPVRVELQGPMCRGMMVLDRVGRLNKKHSVTVFTKCHKEKLARLLFQSIRRYEAGAGKCIP encoded by the exons ATGTCCGAGAAACTGCTCATCATCGACACCGACTGCGGCATCGACGACGCCCAGGCCATCCTGATGGCCCTGGCGGCCCCACACGTCCGCGTCCTGGCCGTCACCTGCGTGTTCGGGAACTCGTCGGTGGACAACGTGTGCCAGAACGTTTTGAAAGTGCTTGCAGTCGGGGAGCGAGGACAA ATCCCGGTATTCCGAGGTTCCACGGGGCCTCTTGTCGGGACCACCGCCGACGTCCTCTGCGACCATTTTGGCACGGACGGCCTCGGGGATGTTTTGGAGGAAAGGTACCCCCGGTGGGAGGAGAAAATCCCGACGGAACACGCGGTGAACGCCATGCTACGCCTGGTGGCGGAGAACCCGAAGCAG GTGACACTGGTGGCCCTGGGGCCCCTCACCAACCTGGCGGTGGCTGTCAAGATGGACCCGACCTTCCCCGGAAAGCTGAAAGAACTTTACATCATGGGGGGGAACATGGAAG GGATCGGAAACTTGACTCCGTGCGCAGAGTTCAACTTCGGTATGGATCCTGAGGCCGCCTACATTGTTCTGGAGGAATTCTTGTGCCCGACTTACTTGGCGTCGTGGGAATACGCCTGCAAAAACGCGCTGTCGTGG GAATTCTTCGAGGAGCTGACTAGCCAAGACACGGCGCCGTCCCGCTTCATAAAGACCATCACATCCCGCTGCTGGGACTACTCCCGGGAGGTCCTGAGCAAGGAGCGCGACGTTTACTTCGGGCCGGGCTTCGTCTCGTTCGACTCGTACGCGGTCTCGGCCTGCGTGGATGCCGGCGTGGTGGCCGAGAGCGTGCGCTGCCCCGTGCGCGTGGAGCTGCAGGGCCCCATGTGCCGGGGCATGATGGTCCTGGACCGCGTGGGCCGCCTGAACAAGAAGCACAGCGTGACCGTGTTCACCAAGTGTCACAAGGAGAAGTTAGCGCGTCTGCTTTTCCAGTCGATACGCCGCTACGAGGCCGGTGCCGGAAAATGTATACCCTGA